A genomic segment from Anas platyrhynchos isolate ZD024472 breed Pekin duck chromosome 5, IASCAAS_PekinDuck_T2T, whole genome shotgun sequence encodes:
- the SLC35F4 gene encoding solute carrier family 35 member F4 isoform X10 yields the protein MAITGIVMMAYADGFQGDSIIGVAYAVGSASTSALYKVLFKMFLGSANFGEAAHFVSTLGFFNLIFISVTPIILYFTKVEYWSPFSAVPWGYLCGVAGLWLAFNILVNVGVVLTYPILISIGTVLSVPGNAAVDLLKHKMIFSVVRLGATIIICIGFLLMLLPEEWDEITLRFINSLKEKKSEDHADDVTDSSVHTRSRSRANGTVSIPLA from the exons ATGGCAATCACAGGAATCGTAATGATGGCATATGCAGATGGTTTCCAGGGCGATTCAATTATCGGGGTAGCATATGCTGTTGGATCAGCCTCTACGTCTGCATTATATAAG GTTTTGTTCAAGATGTTCCTTGGCAGTGCAAACTTCGGGGAGGCCGCTCATTTTGTCTCCACCTTGGGCTTcttcaatttaattttcatctcAGTTACCCCCATCATACTGTACTTTACCAAAGTGGAGTACTGGTCGCCGTTCTCTGCCGTGCCCTGGGGTTACCTGTGCGGAGTGGCTGGCCTCTGGTTAG cattcAACATTCTGGTTAATGTTGGCGTCGTGCTTACGTACCCCATCCTGATCTCTATCGGCACGGTGCTCAGCGTCCCTGGCAATGCAG CCGTGGATCTCCTGAAGCACAAAATGATCTTCAGCGTGGTGAGGCTGGGAGCCACCATCATCATTTGCATCGGGTTTCTGCTGATGCTGCTCCCCGAGGAGTGGGATGAGATCACCCTGAGGTTCATCAACAGCTTAAAGGAGAAGAAGAGCGAGGATCACGCCGACGACGTCACAGACTCCAGCGTACACACGAGAAGCAGAAGTAGAGCTAACGGGACAGTGTCTATACCACTAGCTTAG
- the SLC35F4 gene encoding solute carrier family 35 member F4 isoform X9, with protein MGARIVAAIMAITGIVMMAYADGFQGDSIIGVAYAVGSASTSALYKVLFKMFLGSANFGEAAHFVSTLGFFNLIFISVTPIILYFTKVEYWSPFSAVPWGYLCGVAGLWLAFNILVNVGVVLTYPILISIGTVLSVPGNAAVDLLKHKMIFSVVRLGATIIICIGFLLMLLPEEWDEITLRFINSLKEKKSEDHADDVTDSSVHTRSRSRANGTVSIPLA; from the exons ATAGTGGCAGCAATAATGGCAATCACAGGAATCGTAATGATGGCATATGCAGATGGTTTCCAGGGCGATTCAATTATCGGGGTAGCATATGCTGTTGGATCAGCCTCTACGTCTGCATTATATAAG GTTTTGTTCAAGATGTTCCTTGGCAGTGCAAACTTCGGGGAGGCCGCTCATTTTGTCTCCACCTTGGGCTTcttcaatttaattttcatctcAGTTACCCCCATCATACTGTACTTTACCAAAGTGGAGTACTGGTCGCCGTTCTCTGCCGTGCCCTGGGGTTACCTGTGCGGAGTGGCTGGCCTCTGGTTAG cattcAACATTCTGGTTAATGTTGGCGTCGTGCTTACGTACCCCATCCTGATCTCTATCGGCACGGTGCTCAGCGTCCCTGGCAATGCAG CCGTGGATCTCCTGAAGCACAAAATGATCTTCAGCGTGGTGAGGCTGGGAGCCACCATCATCATTTGCATCGGGTTTCTGCTGATGCTGCTCCCCGAGGAGTGGGATGAGATCACCCTGAGGTTCATCAACAGCTTAAAGGAGAAGAAGAGCGAGGATCACGCCGACGACGTCACAGACTCCAGCGTACACACGAGAAGCAGAAGTAGAGCTAACGGGACAGTGTCTATACCACTAGCTTAG